The Spirosoma foliorum genome has a window encoding:
- a CDS encoding SDR family NAD(P)-dependent oxidoreductase, protein MKDILPSEKSFFDLTGKVAIITGASKGIGEDMVRVFARFGAKVVISSRKQDACDALANDIKAQGGEATGIAAHVGDMVQLQQLVDKTIATYGGIDILVNNAASNPVFGPSLDCDGAAFDKIMQANVKAPFELSKLCYPSMKARGGGSIIMISSIAGHTPDPGLGMYSVSKASLNMLTKVLAKEWGTDGIRVNAICPGLIKTKFSQALWQDEKTLARFTKHIPIARMGTTDEISPLALFLASDASSYSTGSLFYADGGDCDLSKVISLYKLHTLVRFVFISSFRGTIA, encoded by the coding sequence ATGAAAGACATACTCCCTTCCGAAAAATCCTTTTTTGACCTTACTGGAAAAGTCGCCATCATTACCGGGGCTAGTAAAGGCATCGGTGAAGACATGGTCCGTGTGTTTGCCCGGTTTGGTGCAAAGGTTGTGATTAGCAGCCGGAAACAAGATGCCTGTGATGCCCTCGCCAACGACATCAAAGCTCAGGGGGGCGAGGCAACCGGCATTGCTGCCCACGTTGGTGATATGGTCCAGCTTCAGCAGCTAGTCGACAAGACGATTGCAACCTACGGCGGCATTGATATTCTGGTCAACAATGCAGCGTCAAACCCTGTTTTTGGTCCTTCGCTCGATTGCGATGGTGCGGCTTTCGACAAAATCATGCAAGCCAACGTAAAGGCTCCTTTTGAGCTAAGCAAACTCTGCTATCCCAGCATGAAAGCCCGTGGAGGTGGCAGCATTATTATGATCAGCAGCATTGCAGGTCACACGCCCGACCCTGGTTTGGGCATGTACAGCGTCAGCAAAGCGTCCTTGAATATGCTCACCAAAGTACTGGCGAAGGAATGGGGCACTGACGGTATCCGCGTGAATGCCATTTGTCCCGGCCTGATCAAAACCAAGTTCAGTCAGGCACTCTGGCAGGACGAAAAAACGCTGGCTCGCTTCACCAAACATATTCCCATTGCCCGTATGGGTACCACCGACGAAATCAGCCCATTGGCGCTCTTTCTGGCCTCCGATGCCTCATCGTATAGCACCGGAAGCTTGTTCTATGCCGACGGGGGGGACTGTGATTTGAGTAAGGTGATTTCCCTTTACAAACTACATACATTAGTAAGATTCGTATTCATAAGTAGTTTCAGAGGTACCATCGCGTAG